The Nicotiana tomentosiformis chromosome 2, ASM39032v3, whole genome shotgun sequence genome includes the window gtctttcttccaattcgattctgaaatacctgaaaaccaaaaccgacgattcacacaagtcaaaacatATCATATtgagctactcacgcccgtaaactaccgagcgaagtgccaatgctcaaaatgaccgatcgggtcgttacacaaactCCGATcgaactttagaaattcaagctttataaaatcaaaccttttattttatttattatttttaaaaactaaCAGAAAAACGTGCTTACGCACCTCGGAATAacatcaaattttgtacataagtcataaatattggtACGAAGTTGATTGAATTCTCGAAATCCAAATCAGGATACTATATCAACAAAAATCCAATTATGGCCAAATttaagaattctttaaacctttaaatttctagtttccgtcaaatggcgataattcaagttagggacttccaattttgattccgggcatacgcccaagtaccaaatcacgatacggacccaccagaatagtcaaaatactgatccgtatccatatactcaaaacattgatcgaagtcaacttaaatgagttttaaaggcaaaatttcacattttctttgtcttttcacataaaaaatttcCGGAAAAAGATACGGATTGCGTATGCAAATAGAGGAAGGCTGAATGGAtctattcgaggtctcagaatatataaatgaaggttaaaattaaaaataacatatcgggtcatcacaagatACAACTTTAACCTTATATCTATTAGGGAGAGTAATCAAGTAAGGTCTAGTTAGAGGTTGAAGATTGTGAAGGAGGTGTTTATGTGGAGTCATATGGCTTGTAGCACCTGAGTCTAGAATCCAAGGACTTTTATCTGATTGTGAATGTGCACACACACTATACGCATCAACAGAAAATACAGAACAGCTAAACGCACCTGCAAAATTTGCAAATGCAGCATTTTCACCACTGGATCCCTCAGATTGGAAAGGAAGGGATATGTGTGATTGTTGGAAGAGGTTAATAAGATGCTGGTATTGTTCCTTACTGAAGCCATGAACAGGAACATCAGATGATTTGGAAACAGACCTAACAGAACCACCAAACCTAAGAGAATCTACATTGTACCCTTCAGATTGAACACAAGATACAAACCTATTGTTCTTAATGAATTTGAACTCTGGAGGAAAACCATGAAGCATGTAGCACTTCTCAATACTATACCCAGGCTTCTTACAGTATTTGCAAGAGAGACTGGATGTAGGAACCCTCCTGGAGTCAAATTGTATCCTATGATTAACACTTCTATTGCTGTTGGAGTTCGAGGGACTAGAGGATACAGAAAAAGATGCAACCTCATTAGAAAAACTAGGAAAAGGACTAGGGGTTTCTTTCTGTTTCTCATCATGCTGAAGCATAGAGTAAGCTTTACTTACAGATGGAAGAGAAGACTTCATCAAGATATTACTTTTGCAGGTGGAATAAGACTCATTCAAACCACCAAGGAACTGAAAGATCTTATGTTCCTCAATGTGTTTGGGAAGAGCACCACAGGTACACACAAGTCCTACATATGCAGTACTCAATTCATCCCATAAACACCTTAGTTTAGTGAAATAGGCTCCAATGTCTGAGGACCCCTGGGATGTGGCAGCTAATTCTTTTTGTAGTTGAATATGTTTGGACCTATTTGACTGTCCGAATCTCTCATTTATATCAAGCCAAATGTCCTTTACAGTGGTAAAACCCATGACACTTGTAGTTATGTCCTTAGAAAGggagttgtaacgacccgaccggtcgtttcgagagctATAACTCTATTtcccccattcctacttcttttttgtgttatttagctatattatgttatatcgggttagtgggttcgagtccggaaggaactcgaagtgaaattagacacttagtctcataattaaaaaaaattgagttagaaaagtggaccggatatggacctatatttGGGCAATCAGCCTAATCTTGAGAATTTGGGTGTTTGGGCCATAAAACCATGAATCCTCAagattgggctgaatgccatgtttgggccttgtgccaatgctgtttggacccttaggggctgtttcttaccatcctctcactgtttttgattgaaaatctatactcagtcatgtttatacttgt containing:
- the LOC138905440 gene encoding uncharacterized protein, whose amino-acid sequence is MGFTTVKDIWLDINERFGQSNRSKHIQLQKELAATSQGSSDIGAYFTKLRCLWDELSTAYVGLVCTCGALPKHIEEHKIFQFLGGLNESYSTCKSNILMKSSLPSVSKAYSMLQHDEKQKETPSPFPSFSNEVASFSVSSSPSNSNSNRSVNHRIQFDSRRVPTSSLSCKYCKKPGYSIEKCYMLHGFPPEFKFIKNNRFVSCVQSEGYNVDSLRFGGSVRSVSKSSDVPVHGFSKEQYQHLINLFQQSHISLPFQSEGSSGENAAFANFAVVMDILKGPSLRRPLEIGKAANGLYYLNPTTTTPSLSIPFTFSHCNVSNSVSSCTVSNHQLLDMAEINFILELFLVFVFGVPFWQKGYKLLNVHTHSIIFARDVVFHEHIFPYNRSFSPTFSLSSTYVDSPSPPPSTSSIPTSSTSQPLSTSSFPPVSLAPAHSSPDPILRRSSRTVTQPAYLVDYICSSVLPHSAPVSMNSKISSAELHMHKPQFYQHVASHLAWKEAMLKEFQALEANQTWDIVLLPPHKKPIPYK